In Yersinia enterocolitica subsp. enterocolitica, one DNA window encodes the following:
- a CDS encoding multifunctional CCA addition/repair protein: MKTYLVGGAVRDSLLNLPVTEQDWVVVGATPEQLLAQGYQQVGKDFPVFLHPVTHEEYALARTERKSGQGYTGFTCYAAPDVTLEDDLLRRDLTINAIARSSEGELFDPYNGQQDIEKRVLRHVSDAFGEDPLRVLRVARFAARFAHLGFTVASETQSLMAAMAKSGELSALTPERVWKETEKALKTQSPQIYFQVLRDCGALAVLFPEIERLFGVPAPEKWHPEIDTGIHTLMTLAMAAQLSPEVDVRFAALCHDLGKGLTPKEFWPHHHGHGPAGVKLVEQLCQRLRVPNPVRDLAKLVAEYHDLIHTVNKLRPETLLKLFDAIDVWRKPERLEQMIMTSEADARGRTGFEENPYPQGDYLRTAFRIANGVSVQEVVASGLQGLAIRDELKRRRQQALAEWKLTQEVISPLN, translated from the coding sequence ATGAAAACCTATTTGGTCGGCGGTGCCGTACGCGACAGCTTATTAAACCTACCCGTGACCGAGCAGGACTGGGTGGTGGTAGGTGCTACACCAGAACAGCTACTCGCGCAAGGTTACCAACAGGTCGGTAAAGATTTCCCGGTATTTCTTCACCCGGTCACCCATGAAGAATACGCGTTGGCCCGTACCGAACGTAAATCAGGCCAGGGTTATACCGGTTTTACTTGCTACGCCGCCCCGGATGTCACTCTGGAAGACGATTTACTGCGCCGCGATTTGACCATCAACGCCATTGCGCGTAGCAGCGAAGGTGAGCTATTTGATCCCTACAATGGCCAACAAGATATAGAGAAACGTGTATTACGCCATGTCTCAGATGCATTTGGCGAGGATCCACTGCGGGTTCTGCGGGTGGCTCGTTTCGCTGCCCGTTTTGCGCATTTGGGCTTTACCGTCGCCTCAGAAACTCAATCATTGATGGCAGCAATGGCTAAAAGTGGCGAACTTTCTGCTTTGACACCAGAACGCGTATGGAAAGAGACCGAAAAAGCACTCAAAACGCAAAGCCCGCAAATCTATTTTCAGGTATTACGCGATTGCGGCGCACTGGCGGTGCTGTTCCCAGAGATTGAGCGTTTATTTGGTGTCCCTGCGCCGGAAAAATGGCATCCGGAAATTGATACTGGCATTCATACTCTGATGACGCTGGCTATGGCCGCGCAACTCAGTCCAGAGGTTGATGTGCGCTTTGCCGCACTCTGCCATGATTTAGGCAAAGGTCTGACACCTAAAGAGTTCTGGCCCCATCATCATGGGCATGGCCCTGCGGGCGTGAAATTGGTCGAACAGCTATGCCAGCGTTTACGGGTGCCAAATCCAGTGCGAGATTTAGCAAAACTGGTCGCTGAATACCATGATCTAATCCATACGGTGAATAAGCTCCGACCTGAAACCCTGCTTAAACTGTTCGATGCTATTGATGTATGGCGTAAACCAGAACGCCTTGAGCAAATGATAATGACCAGCGAAGCTGATGCCCGAGGCCGTACTGGATTTGAAGAAAACCCATACCCGCAGGGCGACTATTTACGTACTGCGTTCCGTATTGCTAACGGAGTCTCAGTGCAGGAAGTCGTTGCCAGTGGGCTACAGGGTTTGGCTATTCGTGATGAACTGAAACGCCGCCGCCAGCAAGCATTGGCTGAATGGAAGCTGACTCAAGAAGTGATTTCCCCCCTAAATTAA